From Campylobacter upsaliensis, the proteins below share one genomic window:
- the hisH gene encoding imidazole glycerol phosphate synthase subunit HisH has protein sequence MKLYIIDTACANLASLKFSLERLGFKAEISRDLKELEKADKLFLPGVGTAAAAMRNLEKFGLCDFIKSTQKPLFGICLGMQILGDFSEELEQKTLGIMPFKTLKFEEKEGFSLPHMGWNEIKSEDSLFKGLNGAYFYFVHSYCVGLNDYTIATCEYSKPFSAAVKKGNFYGVQFHPERSGEAGELLLKNFILL, from the coding sequence ATGAAACTTTACATCATTGATACAGCTTGTGCGAATTTGGCAAGTTTGAAATTTAGCCTTGAGAGACTAGGCTTTAAAGCAGAGATTTCAAGGGATTTAAAAGAGCTTGAAAAAGCGGATAAGCTCTTTTTACCCGGTGTTGGCACAGCAGCAGCAGCGATGAGAAATTTAGAAAAATTTGGGCTTTGTGATTTTATTAAAAGCACGCAAAAGCCTCTTTTTGGAATTTGTTTAGGGATGCAAATTTTAGGGGATTTTAGTGAAGAATTAGAGCAAAAAACGCTTGGTATTATGCCCTTTAAAACCTTGAAATTTGAGGAAAAAGAGGGCTTTTCTTTGCCGCATATGGGGTGGAATGAGATTAAGAGTGAGGACTCACTTTTTAAGGGCTTAAATGGGGCTTATTTTTACTTTGTGCATAGTTATTGTGTGGGGTTAAATGACTATACTATCGCTACTTGTGAGTATTCTAAGCCTTTTAGTGCGGCTGTGAAAAAGGGGAATTTTTACGGTGTGCAGTTTCACCCTGAGCGAAGTGGTGAGGCAGGAGAGCTTTTGCTAAAAAATTTTATTTTATTGTAG